In Catenulispora sp. GP43, one genomic interval encodes:
- a CDS encoding cytosine permease, whose product MTDTDSQSAVTTPAPQASATTAKRAYHRWAKNDTLEDYSLRYAPKSFRRWSPYVVATTALGGIAYLADFAIGGSIAISYGFSSAAVAIAIAAFIIFATGIPIAYYSAKYSIDMDLLTRGAGFGYLGSTLTSIIYASFTFIFFALEGSIMAQAFQLGLHIPLAVSYLIASLLVIPLVVYGMTALSKMQVWTQPIWLILMVAPFVAIAIQDPGRFSAFTHFGGNSPTGAGFSFLSAGAGAGVALSLIAQIGEQVDYLRFMPDKTPANAKRWWASVLSAGPGWVVLGALKQLGGAFLAFYVADKVGLTKADQPIQQYLAGLKTFAAPVALGLATFFVILSQIKINTTNAYSGSLSWSNFFSRLLHWHPGRVVWIFLNVGISLALMEGGVFGFLNNVLGFYSNVAIAWIGAVTADLVINKPLKLSPSYIEFKRAHLYNFNPVGFGSMLIASVVSIAAYYNAFGAYAKAFSPLIALGIGIVLSPVLAYATKGRYYIARADEMAEPLVGVDGRLSAVTLTCTVCADDFERPDMAACPFHSGAICSLCCSLEKSCHDACKKTGPVDLGIPVAQAAAQA is encoded by the coding sequence ATGACCGACACGGACAGCCAGTCCGCCGTGACCACACCGGCGCCGCAAGCCAGCGCGACGACGGCCAAGCGCGCGTACCACCGCTGGGCCAAGAACGACACGCTCGAGGACTACTCGCTGCGCTACGCGCCCAAGTCCTTCCGGCGCTGGAGCCCGTACGTCGTGGCCACCACCGCCCTCGGAGGCATCGCCTACCTGGCCGACTTCGCCATCGGCGGGTCGATCGCCATCTCCTACGGGTTCTCCAGCGCCGCGGTCGCCATCGCGATCGCCGCGTTCATCATCTTCGCCACCGGCATCCCGATCGCGTACTACTCGGCGAAGTACTCGATCGACATGGACCTGCTCACCCGCGGCGCCGGCTTCGGCTATCTGGGCTCGACGCTGACCTCGATCATCTACGCCAGCTTCACCTTCATCTTCTTCGCCCTCGAAGGCTCGATCATGGCGCAGGCCTTCCAGCTCGGCCTGCACATCCCGCTCGCGGTCAGCTATCTGATCGCCTCGCTGTTGGTGATCCCGCTGGTCGTCTACGGCATGACCGCGCTGTCGAAGATGCAGGTGTGGACCCAGCCGATCTGGCTGATCCTCATGGTCGCCCCGTTCGTGGCGATCGCGATCCAGGATCCGGGCAGGTTCTCGGCGTTCACCCACTTCGGCGGGAACTCCCCCACGGGTGCGGGCTTCAGCTTCCTGAGTGCCGGAGCCGGTGCCGGCGTCGCGTTGTCACTGATCGCCCAGATCGGCGAGCAGGTCGACTACCTGCGCTTCATGCCGGACAAGACCCCGGCGAACGCCAAGCGCTGGTGGGCCTCGGTGCTGTCGGCCGGGCCCGGCTGGGTCGTTCTGGGCGCGCTCAAGCAGCTCGGCGGCGCCTTCCTGGCCTTCTACGTCGCCGACAAGGTCGGCCTGACCAAAGCCGACCAGCCCATTCAGCAGTACCTCGCGGGCCTGAAGACCTTCGCCGCACCGGTGGCCCTGGGCCTGGCCACGTTCTTCGTGATCCTGTCCCAGATAAAGATCAACACGACCAACGCCTACTCCGGTTCCCTGTCCTGGTCCAACTTCTTCTCGCGGCTGCTGCACTGGCACCCGGGCCGGGTCGTGTGGATCTTCCTGAACGTCGGCATCTCGCTGGCGCTGATGGAAGGCGGCGTGTTCGGCTTCCTGAACAACGTCCTGGGCTTCTACTCCAACGTCGCCATCGCCTGGATCGGAGCGGTGACCGCCGATCTGGTCATCAACAAGCCGCTGAAGCTGAGCCCGTCCTACATCGAGTTCAAGCGCGCGCACCTGTACAACTTCAACCCGGTCGGGTTCGGCTCGATGCTGATCGCCTCCGTGGTGTCCATCGCCGCGTACTACAACGCCTTCGGCGCCTACGCCAAGGCGTTCTCCCCGCTCATCGCACTGGGCATCGGCATCGTGCTCTCCCCCGTGCTCGCCTACGCCACCAAGGGCCGGTATTACATCGCCCGCGCCGACGAGATGGCCGAGCCGCTCGTCGGCGTCGACGGCCGGCTCTCCGCCGTCACCCTGACCTGCACCGTGTGCGCCGACGACTTCGAGCGCCCGGACATGGCCGCGTGCCCGTTCCACTCCGGCGCCATCTGCTCGCTGTGCTGCAGCCTGGAGAAGAGCTGCCACGACGCCTGCAAGAAGACCGGCCCCGTCGACCTCGGCATCCCGGTCGCCCAGGCCGCCGCCCAAGCCTGA
- a CDS encoding SecY-interacting protein Syd — MGALGRGRHGGRRGVARTGVSVRFEEPTEDGMIRWKPVAMAQTPDFSEVESALAVSDQTLHPDLITLYGSYWCGDLEGDEHSGEPVSLVTVFNEQGLRDLVDSLAVAVRRQVEDGLGDITFPVAATGSDVFFVLDNATGRILLQEAGYPPQKVVAPSLTQFLAEL, encoded by the coding sequence GTGGGCGCTCTGGGACGAGGCCGGCATGGCGGTCGTCGAGGAGTTGCCCGAACTGGCGTCTCCGTGCGGTTCGAGGAGCCCACCGAGGACGGCATGATCCGGTGGAAGCCTGTCGCGATGGCTCAGACCCCGGATTTCTCGGAGGTGGAGAGCGCGCTGGCCGTGTCCGACCAGACGCTGCACCCCGACCTGATCACCCTCTACGGCAGCTACTGGTGCGGCGACCTCGAAGGCGACGAACACTCCGGTGAGCCGGTCTCGCTGGTCACCGTGTTCAACGAGCAGGGCCTCCGCGACCTCGTAGACTCGCTCGCCGTCGCTGTGCGACGTCAGGTGGAGGACGGCCTCGGCGACATCACCTTCCCCGTCGCCGCCACCGGCTCGGATGTGTTCTTCGTCCTGGACAACGCCACCGGACGGATCCTGCTCCAGGAGGCCGGCTACCCGCCCCAAAAAGTGGTCGCCCCGTCCTTGACCCAGTTCCTGGCCGAGCTGTGA
- a CDS encoding urease accessory protein UreD, whose translation MRASARLVAEARPDGGTRLTALAGQAPLLLRETTSTACPADTAGTAGTAQIHLVGGAAGPLGGDELRCTVDVGPGARLRVRSVAASIVLPGPHGRDSSLEITARVEAGAALSWSPQPLIAARGARHRTTARVDLAEDARLVWREEIILGRHGEEPGSLATRLRVRRAGKVLLDQTLAVGPGHPGSRGPAVAGPDRAAGTIVIVDPAWARAAPGDRLTLAPRDDAHGAIAVLPLPGPAIVVSALAPDGVTLGRLLDAVPAW comes from the coding sequence GTGAGAGCGTCGGCGCGCCTCGTCGCCGAGGCACGTCCCGACGGCGGCACCCGGCTGACCGCGCTCGCCGGCCAGGCACCGCTGCTGCTGCGCGAGACGACAAGCACCGCATGTCCCGCAGACACCGCGGGCACCGCAGGCACCGCGCAGATCCACCTGGTCGGCGGCGCGGCCGGTCCGCTCGGCGGCGACGAGCTGCGCTGCACCGTGGACGTCGGCCCGGGCGCCCGGCTCCGGGTGCGCAGCGTCGCGGCATCGATCGTCCTGCCCGGCCCGCACGGAAGGGATTCAAGCCTGGAGATCACCGCGCGGGTCGAGGCAGGCGCCGCACTCTCCTGGAGCCCGCAGCCGTTGATCGCGGCCCGCGGCGCCCGGCACCGCACCACCGCGCGCGTGGATCTGGCCGAGGACGCCCGCCTGGTGTGGCGCGAGGAGATCATCCTCGGCCGGCACGGCGAGGAACCCGGAAGCCTCGCGACACGGCTGCGGGTACGCCGAGCCGGCAAGGTGTTGCTGGACCAGACCCTCGCGGTGGGACCCGGACACCCCGGCTCACGCGGTCCCGCGGTCGCCGGCCCCGACCGCGCCGCCGGCACGATCGTGATCGTCGATCCGGCCTGGGCCCGGGCCGCCCCCGGCGACCGGCTCACCCTGGCTCCTCGCGACGACGCGCACGGCGCCATCGCGGTGCTGCCGCTGCCCGGACCGGCGATCGTCGTCAGCGCCCTGGCACCGGACGGCGTGACGCTCGGCCGGCTCCTCGACGCGGTGCCGGCCTGGTGA
- a CDS encoding urease subunit gamma — protein sequence MLLSPHEQERLLIHVAAGLARERRARGLRLNYPEAVALISSFLLERARDGQGVAELMDAGRRVLTREDVMEGVPEMVKEVQIEATFPDGTKLVTVHRPIG from the coding sequence ATGCTTCTGTCACCCCACGAGCAGGAACGCCTGCTGATCCATGTGGCCGCGGGGCTCGCCCGGGAGCGGCGCGCGCGCGGACTGCGCCTGAACTATCCGGAGGCTGTGGCGCTCATCAGCTCCTTCCTGCTGGAACGGGCCCGCGACGGGCAGGGCGTCGCCGAGCTGATGGACGCCGGGCGCCGGGTGCTCACCCGCGAGGACGTGATGGAGGGGGTGCCGGAGATGGTGAAGGAAGTACAGATCGAGGCGACCTTCCCGGACGGCACGAAGCTCGTCACCGTGCACCGGCCGATCGGGTGA
- a CDS encoding urease accessory protein UreF, producing the protein MNLTSLLLLADSRLPAGTHAHSGGLEAAVAAKRVTDAAGLHAFLLGRLSTVGLTSAAFAAAALGAGGSVTGSAVEEFATLDAEFEARTPSPAQRRASRALGRQLLRAIRAGWPDAILDQAATVHRDGPHQPIAFGAAGAAAGLGPLGVAAAAALGAVTGPASAATRLLGIDPDAVTAVLAVLEPEVDRVAAEAVAAARGPAEELPSLSAPLLDISAEHHSTWEVRLFAS; encoded by the coding sequence ATGAACCTGACTTCGCTGCTCCTGCTCGCCGACAGCCGGCTGCCGGCCGGGACCCACGCCCACTCCGGCGGGCTGGAGGCCGCCGTCGCCGCCAAACGCGTCACCGACGCCGCGGGCCTGCACGCGTTCCTGCTCGGCAGGCTCAGCACCGTCGGACTGACCTCGGCGGCCTTCGCGGCGGCGGCTCTGGGCGCCGGGGGCTCCGTGACGGGAAGCGCCGTCGAAGAGTTCGCCACCCTCGACGCGGAGTTCGAGGCGCGCACTCCGTCGCCCGCGCAGCGTCGCGCCTCCCGCGCGCTGGGCCGGCAACTGCTGCGCGCCATCCGGGCTGGCTGGCCGGACGCGATCCTCGACCAGGCAGCAACGGTCCACCGGGACGGACCGCACCAGCCGATCGCCTTCGGGGCGGCGGGCGCGGCGGCCGGACTGGGCCCGCTCGGCGTGGCCGCCGCCGCGGCGCTCGGTGCCGTCACCGGTCCGGCCAGCGCCGCGACCCGGCTGCTGGGCATCGATCCCGACGCCGTCACCGCGGTCCTGGCCGTGCTCGAACCGGAGGTCGATCGGGTCGCCGCCGAGGCGGTGGCGGCGGCCCGAGGCCCCGCCGAGGAACTGCCCTCGCTCAGCGCACCACTGCTCGACATCTCAGCGGAACACCACAGCACTTGGGAGGTGCGTCTCTTTGCATCGTAA
- a CDS encoding MFS transporter, giving the protein MSRPAAALLALTVGCVLADSAVVTLALPEILVRLHTTVGQVAWVLIAFNLVLAVIARPAAWFFKRQDPAVWCAAGIAVFAGASALCAVAGSLDVLIIARSVQAVGGAFAVIGSLQLLVEELAERRGTAWWIAAGVFGTAVGPVAGGLLTDAFSWRSIFIVQVPIAVLAVPAALSKRRRKGQSLAEEVPRHRVRIRPNIALALLSAALTAALFLFVLLLVDGWRRSPAVAALTVSVIPLAALLARPLIRLLRAGPLAQTMSGCLLIAGGLAGLALLPSSALGWTIAPQVLVGLGLGLTLDPLTLHAMDGRTPHFLHGSWTIAARHAGVVLGLAILTPVFTADLQSAQPPAKDAITALVLNAPLAPQDKITIARGLADQLKQDSGRVPDLDPAFAGLSVPAAEKPAAAQLEHNLDVQLERAATHAFRNAFLIGAALALVALLSLIPSRRGGAQ; this is encoded by the coding sequence ATGAGCCGGCCGGCAGCAGCCCTCCTCGCGTTGACCGTGGGGTGCGTGCTGGCCGACTCCGCGGTCGTCACCCTCGCCCTGCCGGAGATCCTGGTGCGCCTCCACACCACGGTGGGGCAGGTCGCCTGGGTGCTGATCGCGTTCAACCTCGTTCTCGCGGTGATCGCCCGGCCTGCCGCGTGGTTCTTCAAGAGACAGGACCCGGCCGTCTGGTGTGCGGCCGGCATCGCGGTGTTCGCCGGGGCCTCGGCGTTGTGCGCGGTGGCCGGTTCCCTGGACGTCCTGATCATCGCCCGGTCGGTGCAGGCGGTGGGTGGCGCGTTCGCGGTGATCGGCAGTCTTCAGCTGCTGGTCGAGGAACTGGCCGAGCGTCGCGGGACGGCCTGGTGGATCGCCGCCGGCGTGTTCGGGACCGCTGTCGGTCCGGTCGCCGGCGGGCTGCTCACCGATGCGTTCTCCTGGCGCTCGATCTTCATCGTCCAGGTGCCGATCGCGGTGCTGGCCGTGCCTGCCGCACTGAGCAAGCGCCGCAGGAAGGGGCAGAGCCTGGCGGAGGAGGTACCGAGACACCGCGTGCGGATCCGGCCGAACATCGCCCTGGCGCTGCTCTCGGCGGCACTGACCGCGGCGCTGTTCCTGTTCGTGCTGCTCCTGGTCGACGGTTGGCGCCGATCGCCGGCGGTCGCGGCCCTCACGGTCTCGGTGATCCCGCTCGCGGCGCTCCTGGCCCGGCCGCTGATCCGACTGCTGCGAGCCGGACCGCTGGCCCAGACGATGTCAGGGTGCCTGCTCATCGCGGGCGGGCTGGCGGGGCTGGCGCTGCTGCCGTCGTCCGCGCTCGGCTGGACGATCGCACCCCAGGTGCTCGTCGGACTCGGGCTCGGCCTGACGCTGGATCCACTGACCCTGCACGCGATGGACGGCCGCACGCCGCACTTCCTGCACGGCAGCTGGACCATCGCGGCCCGGCACGCGGGAGTGGTCCTGGGCCTCGCGATCCTCACGCCGGTCTTCACCGCGGACCTTCAGAGCGCCCAGCCGCCCGCGAAGGACGCCATCACCGCCTTGGTGCTGAACGCCCCGCTGGCGCCCCAGGACAAGATCACGATCGCCCGCGGACTGGCCGACCAGCTGAAGCAGGACAGCGGCCGGGTGCCCGACCTGGACCCCGCCTTCGCGGGCCTGAGCGTGCCCGCGGCGGAGAAGCCCGCCGCGGCGCAGCTTGAGCACAACCTCGACGTCCAGCTCGAACGGGCCGCCACGCATGCCTTCCGCAACGCCTTCCTGATCGGTGCGGCACTCGCCCTCGTGGCGCTGCTGTCCCTGATCCCGTCGCGTCGAGGGGGCGCGCAATGA
- a CDS encoding urease subunit beta: MGASGASGARLVPGELVLAADPVVLNAGAPTTTLVVLNRGDRPVQVGSHYHFAEANPALEFDRAAAWGQRLDIPAGTAVRFEPGLEREVSLVPIAGRRVVTGLRGEAAARAEGRLDG; the protein is encoded by the coding sequence ATGGGGGCTTCGGGAGCTTCGGGCGCACGGCTGGTCCCCGGTGAGCTCGTCCTCGCCGCGGATCCGGTCGTCCTCAACGCCGGCGCGCCCACGACGACGCTGGTGGTCCTCAACCGCGGCGACCGGCCGGTCCAGGTCGGTTCGCACTACCACTTCGCGGAAGCCAATCCGGCCCTGGAGTTCGACCGGGCCGCGGCCTGGGGACAGCGGCTGGACATCCCGGCCGGGACCGCGGTGCGGTTCGAGCCGGGGCTGGAACGAGAGGTGAGCCTGGTGCCCATCGCCGGGCGGCGCGTCGTCACCGGACTGCGCGGCGAAGCCGCGGCCCGCGCGGAAGGCAGGCTCGATGGCTGA
- a CDS encoding substrate-binding domain-containing protein, whose translation MTPRLRTLRTRGSAPGHETLTVALVVPLQGPASVFGPSCELAARLAAGELNDTGGVLGRRVRLLTVDGGAPPRQVASEVEALVGLGEVDAVVGWHISAVRRALVPRIAGRVPYVYTAQYEGGERTPGVFMTGETPAGQLLPAMRLLARSAGARRWCVVGNDYIWPRATARSARQYARSCGAAVVEEIFVPLGTQEFAGVLRRVERCEADAVLMLLVGADAVHFNRGFAGRGLHQRCLRLSTHMDENMLLATGAGATENLWAAAGYFETLATAESLDFNGRYTARFGPEAPPLSSLGESCYEGVMLLAALARRARTLDAHAVEAVAEDVLYEGPRGRLALRGNHVSQRIYLAKADVFDFDIITQL comes from the coding sequence CTGACACCACGCCTGCGGACGCTCCGCACGCGCGGATCCGCACCCGGGCACGAGACGCTCACCGTCGCCCTCGTGGTGCCGCTCCAGGGGCCGGCCAGCGTGTTCGGCCCGTCGTGCGAGCTGGCGGCGCGGCTGGCCGCCGGCGAGCTCAACGACACCGGCGGCGTGCTGGGACGGCGGGTCCGGCTGCTGACCGTGGACGGCGGCGCGCCGCCCCGGCAGGTCGCCTCCGAGGTCGAGGCCCTGGTCGGGCTGGGCGAGGTGGACGCGGTCGTCGGCTGGCACATCTCCGCGGTGCGCCGCGCGCTCGTGCCGCGGATCGCCGGGCGCGTGCCGTACGTCTACACCGCGCAGTACGAGGGCGGGGAGCGGACGCCGGGCGTCTTCATGACCGGGGAGACCCCGGCCGGGCAGCTGCTGCCGGCCATGCGGCTGCTCGCCCGGTCCGCCGGGGCCCGGCGCTGGTGCGTGGTCGGCAACGACTACATCTGGCCGCGTGCCACGGCGCGTTCGGCCCGGCAGTACGCGCGCTCCTGCGGCGCGGCCGTGGTCGAGGAGATCTTCGTCCCGTTGGGCACGCAGGAGTTCGCCGGCGTGCTGCGGCGCGTCGAGCGCTGCGAGGCCGACGCCGTCCTGATGCTGCTGGTGGGCGCCGACGCCGTGCACTTCAACCGCGGCTTCGCCGGTCGCGGGCTGCATCAGCGGTGCCTGCGGCTGAGCACGCACATGGACGAGAACATGCTGTTGGCCACCGGCGCCGGGGCGACCGAGAACCTGTGGGCCGCCGCGGGCTACTTCGAGACCCTCGCCACCGCCGAGAGCCTGGACTTCAACGGGCGCTACACGGCCCGCTTCGGTCCGGAGGCACCGCCGCTGAGCAGCCTGGGAGAGTCCTGCTATGAGGGGGTCATGCTGCTGGCGGCACTGGCGCGCCGGGCGCGCACCCTCGATGCGCACGCGGTCGAGGCCGTGGCCGAGGACGTGCTCTACGAGGGACCCCGCGGCCGGCTCGCGCTGCGCGGCAACCATGTGTCCCAGCGCATCTACCTGGCCAAGGCGGACGTCTTCGACTTCGACATCATCACCCAACTCTGA
- the ureG gene encoding urease accessory protein UreG — translation MHRKHIDELGAVGGGTHQAPVFDTAPHGGPLRIGIGGPVGSGKTALVAALCRSLRQEFSLAVVTNDIYTREDAEILLRQGVLDPERISAVETGCCPHTAIRDDISANLDAVRALEDSFDPLDLVLIESGGDNLTATFSKGLIDRQIFVIDVAGGDKVPRKGGPGITCSDLLIVNKTDLARLVRADLDVMCRDAERQRTDADGTQRPTMFISLATHPDAPDVTAWIKTLIAERRAAKAAASSPV, via the coding sequence TTGCATCGTAAGCATATTGACGAACTCGGCGCGGTCGGCGGCGGCACGCATCAGGCCCCTGTCTTCGACACCGCACCGCACGGAGGTCCGCTGCGCATTGGGATCGGCGGTCCGGTCGGATCCGGCAAGACCGCGCTCGTGGCAGCCCTGTGCCGCAGTCTTCGGCAGGAGTTCTCGCTGGCGGTGGTCACCAACGACATCTACACGCGCGAGGACGCGGAGATCCTGTTGCGTCAGGGCGTTCTCGACCCCGAGCGGATCAGCGCCGTGGAGACCGGCTGCTGTCCGCACACCGCGATCCGCGACGACATCTCGGCCAACCTCGACGCCGTGCGGGCGCTGGAGGACAGCTTCGATCCGCTGGACCTGGTCCTGATCGAGAGCGGCGGGGACAACCTGACAGCGACGTTCAGCAAAGGGCTGATCGACCGGCAGATCTTCGTGATCGACGTGGCCGGCGGGGACAAGGTGCCCCGCAAGGGCGGGCCCGGCATCACCTGCTCGGACCTGCTGATCGTGAACAAGACGGACCTCGCCCGGCTGGTCCGCGCCGACCTGGACGTGATGTGCCGGGACGCCGAGCGCCAGCGCACCGACGCGGACGGCACGCAGCGGCCGACCATGTTCATATCGCTGGCGACCCATCCGGACGCCCCCGACGTCACCGCCTGGATCAAGACGCTGATCGCGGAACGCAGAGCGGCCAAGGCTGCCGCATCGAGCCCGGTGTGA
- a CDS encoding serine hydrolase domain-containing protein, which yields MSGEIPSASADEKFAPRLAEGRNIGAVIAKRFAGFRDAAPTIVTFDRTGDAAAAVVVRSGDELWEFAIGVEPAEPYRIRSFRPRPVPADAPEWTDLVDQLRRLDHAVSELPGSLAEQVHQHLAAVVAEDRIPGLSCGIAVDGEVVHREYLGTGDVRTLTRLDAGAVFRVGSVTKLVTALAVLDLVREGRLDLDAPLGPEAGFDATVGDVLLHRAGLPKDLTLRRDTAALPQSLADALALLPPARPSSASGRPEYSNLGYELLGLLVEQVTGAPFAEHCAGRVLARYGLAGAHFSGPGTPAPSTVVGSEAIAGRIAPVAEAAEPYRFAGGMTADLDSVLTLAGVVGRAGDPLAEALLAHTAPAGPGASFIPGATLLDRADGPILWRGGSTRGFTAELMAAVDGSAAVVLLGASSTAAGLRQTAEGLLRVVG from the coding sequence GTGTCCGGCGAAATCCCATCCGCCTCGGCGGACGAGAAGTTCGCTCCCCGGCTCGCCGAGGGCCGCAATATCGGGGCGGTGATCGCCAAGCGTTTCGCCGGGTTCCGCGATGCCGCCCCCACGATCGTGACGTTCGACCGCACGGGGGACGCGGCGGCGGCGGTCGTGGTGCGATCCGGTGATGAGCTGTGGGAGTTCGCCATCGGCGTCGAGCCCGCCGAGCCGTACCGCATCCGCAGCTTTCGACCGCGTCCGGTTCCAGCCGACGCTCCGGAATGGACCGACCTCGTCGATCAGCTCCGCCGGCTCGACCATGCGGTGTCCGAGCTCCCGGGAAGTCTCGCGGAGCAGGTCCACCAGCACCTGGCCGCGGTGGTGGCGGAAGATCGCATCCCAGGACTGAGCTGCGGGATCGCTGTCGACGGCGAGGTTGTGCACCGGGAGTACCTCGGCACGGGAGACGTTCGTACCCTGACTCGGCTGGACGCCGGCGCCGTCTTTCGCGTCGGCTCGGTCACGAAGCTGGTGACGGCGCTGGCGGTGCTGGACTTGGTGCGGGAGGGGCGGCTCGATCTGGATGCCCCGCTGGGACCGGAGGCCGGGTTCGACGCGACGGTCGGCGACGTCCTCCTCCACCGGGCGGGCCTGCCGAAGGACCTCACTCTGCGGCGGGACACGGCGGCGCTGCCGCAGTCGTTGGCCGACGCCCTCGCCTTGCTGCCTCCGGCTCGACCCTCGAGCGCCAGCGGACGCCCTGAGTACTCGAACCTCGGCTACGAACTGCTCGGCCTGCTTGTCGAGCAGGTCACCGGAGCGCCGTTCGCAGAACACTGCGCCGGCCGGGTCCTGGCCCGCTACGGCCTCGCCGGCGCGCACTTTTCCGGACCGGGCACTCCCGCGCCGTCGACCGTCGTCGGCAGCGAGGCGATCGCCGGCCGGATCGCGCCGGTCGCCGAGGCCGCGGAGCCCTACCGCTTCGCCGGCGGAATGACGGCCGACCTCGACAGTGTCCTGACTCTTGCCGGTGTCGTCGGCCGGGCCGGCGACCCGCTCGCCGAGGCCCTGCTCGCGCACACGGCCCCGGCGGGCCCGGGCGCGAGCTTCATCCCCGGCGCCACCCTCCTGGACCGCGCCGACGGCCCGATCCTGTGGCGCGGCGGCAGCACCCGCGGGTTCACCGCCGAGCTCATGGCCGCTGTCGACGGGTCGGCGGCCGTCGTCCTGCTCGGCGCTTCGAGTACGGCGGCGGGGCTGCGTCAGACGGCTGAGGGTTTGTTGCGGGTCGTTGGATAG
- a CDS encoding urease subunit alpha, with product MAEISRERYAALYGPTVGDRIRLADTDLFIEVEEDRCAGGDEAVFGGGKVIRESMGMAHATRVARDGVPGTPDTVITGAVVLDHWGVVKADIGIRDGRIVALGRAGNPDTMDGVHPELVIGPSTEIIAGNGKILTAGGIDGHVHLICPQSVTEALGSGVTTLIGGGTGPAEGSKATTVTPGAWHLARMFEALDPWPVNFALLGKGNSTNEEALWEQLRAGAAGFKIHEDWGATPAVIDACLRVADASGAQVSIHTDTLNEAGFVEDTVAAVAGRTLEAYHVEGAGGGHAPDIITVAGLPNFLPASTNPTRPHTVNTIDEHLDMLMVCHHLSPEIPEDLAFAESRIRPTTIAAEDVLHDLGAISMIGSDSQAMGRIGEVVLRTWQTAHAMKRRRGALPGDGPADNHRARRYVAKYTIGPAVAHGMDGELGSVEPGKLADLVLWEPAFFGVRPALVVKGGAIAWAAMGDANASIPTPQPVLPRPMFGAHGAAAPATSVAFVAEAALADGLAERLGVRRRLLAQRNVRGLTKEDLPENTALPRIEVDPDTFTVRIDGETVEPAPTGELPMAQRYFLF from the coding sequence ATGGCTGAGATCTCACGGGAGCGATACGCCGCGCTCTACGGTCCCACGGTCGGAGACCGGATCCGCCTGGCGGACACCGACCTGTTCATCGAGGTCGAAGAAGACCGGTGCGCCGGCGGGGACGAGGCGGTGTTCGGCGGCGGGAAGGTGATCCGCGAGTCGATGGGCATGGCGCACGCGACCCGCGTCGCGCGCGACGGCGTCCCCGGCACCCCCGACACCGTCATCACCGGCGCGGTCGTGCTGGACCACTGGGGCGTGGTCAAGGCCGACATCGGCATCCGCGACGGACGGATCGTCGCGCTGGGCCGGGCCGGGAACCCGGACACCATGGACGGGGTGCACCCGGAGCTGGTCATCGGACCGTCCACCGAGATCATCGCCGGCAACGGGAAGATCCTCACCGCCGGCGGCATCGACGGGCACGTCCACCTGATCTGCCCGCAATCGGTCACCGAGGCGCTCGGCTCGGGGGTTACCACCCTGATCGGCGGCGGCACGGGACCTGCCGAGGGCAGCAAGGCGACCACGGTGACGCCCGGAGCCTGGCACCTGGCCCGGATGTTCGAGGCCCTGGACCCGTGGCCGGTGAACTTCGCCTTGCTCGGCAAGGGGAACAGCACCAACGAGGAAGCCCTGTGGGAACAGCTGCGCGCGGGGGCGGCCGGGTTCAAGATCCACGAGGACTGGGGCGCCACCCCGGCCGTCATCGACGCCTGCCTGCGGGTCGCCGACGCCTCCGGCGCCCAGGTCTCGATCCACACCGACACCCTCAACGAGGCGGGCTTCGTCGAGGACACCGTGGCGGCCGTGGCCGGACGGACCCTGGAGGCCTACCACGTGGAGGGAGCCGGCGGCGGCCACGCCCCGGACATCATCACCGTGGCCGGGCTGCCGAACTTCCTGCCGGCCTCGACCAACCCGACCCGGCCGCACACCGTGAACACCATCGACGAGCATCTGGACATGCTGATGGTCTGCCACCATCTGAGCCCTGAGATCCCCGAGGACCTGGCCTTCGCCGAGTCGCGGATCCGGCCGACCACGATCGCCGCCGAGGACGTCCTGCACGACCTCGGCGCGATCTCGATGATCGGCTCGGACTCCCAGGCCATGGGCCGGATCGGCGAGGTGGTGCTGCGGACCTGGCAGACCGCGCACGCCATGAAACGCCGACGGGGCGCGCTGCCCGGGGACGGCCCGGCGGACAACCACCGGGCCCGCCGCTACGTGGCCAAGTACACGATCGGCCCGGCCGTCGCGCACGGCATGGACGGCGAGCTCGGCTCGGTCGAGCCGGGCAAGCTCGCCGACCTGGTCCTGTGGGAGCCGGCGTTCTTCGGGGTCCGCCCCGCGCTGGTCGTCAAGGGCGGCGCGATCGCCTGGGCCGCGATGGGCGACGCGAACGCCTCGATCCCGACCCCGCAGCCGGTGCTGCCGCGCCCGATGTTCGGGGCCCACGGCGCCGCCGCACCGGCCACCAGCGTGGCCTTCGTGGCCGAGGCCGCGCTCGCCGACGGGCTGGCCGAGCGGCTGGGGGTCCGGCGGCGGCTGCTCGCCCAGCGCAATGTCAGAGGCTTGACGAAGGAGGACCTGCCGGAGAACACCGCGCTGCCCCGGATCGAGGTCGACCCGGACACCTTCACCGTGCGCATCGACGGCGAGACCGTCGAGCCGGCCCCGACCGGGGAACTGCCCATGGCCCAGCGCTACTTCCTGTTCTGA